A genomic segment from Dietzia psychralcaliphila encodes:
- a CDS encoding long-chain fatty acid--CoA ligase, producing the protein MRSTMQPEQLNISTILQFGATVHSDAVVTTWTDQGPRKISFGELGKRAAQLAHALRTLGIDDDQRVATFQWNNSEHMEAYLAIPSMGAVLHPLNIRLFPDQLEFVANHAEDKVVIVDPSLIPLFQPLLPRFSTVEHVIVTGGGAAGLEAPEGVQVHDYEELLAGQPTEFDWPEVDENAGAAMCYTSGTTGDPKGVVYSHRSIYLHSMQVCMSDGMDISLDDNVLAIVPMFHAMSWGLPYASFLVGASLLMPDRFLQPEPLAAMIASERPTLAAAVPTIWQAVDAYSVDHPIDMSSFRAVVVGGSSCPPALIRKFRDNYGINIIHAWGMTETSPIGTLSRPKADLPEEKQFDLRTTQGRFIAGVKARIVDDAGQEMPWDGESVGELQVRGPWITGSYYKVDNSDQFDDGWLRTGDVGYVRPEAFLQLTDRAKDIIKSGGEWISSVEVENYLLEHPAVAEAAVIGIPDPKWDERPLATIVVKEGVNDPDVEELRAHLETRMAKWQVPEKFAFVDEIPKTSVGKLDKKRIRVSHSDGELTVVNALEK; encoded by the coding sequence ATGCGCAGCACCATGCAGCCGGAACAGCTGAACATCAGCACGATCCTGCAGTTCGGCGCGACCGTCCACTCCGACGCCGTCGTCACCACCTGGACCGATCAGGGCCCACGCAAGATCTCGTTCGGGGAGCTCGGCAAGCGTGCCGCGCAGCTCGCCCACGCGCTGCGGACCCTGGGGATCGACGACGACCAGCGCGTCGCGACGTTCCAGTGGAACAACTCCGAGCACATGGAGGCGTACCTGGCGATCCCCTCGATGGGCGCGGTGCTCCACCCCCTGAACATCCGGCTGTTCCCGGACCAGCTCGAGTTCGTGGCCAACCACGCCGAGGACAAGGTCGTGATCGTCGATCCGAGCCTGATCCCGCTCTTCCAGCCGCTCCTGCCCCGGTTCTCGACGGTCGAGCACGTGATCGTCACCGGTGGCGGCGCCGCCGGTCTCGAGGCCCCCGAGGGTGTGCAGGTCCACGACTACGAGGAGCTCCTCGCCGGCCAGCCGACGGAGTTCGACTGGCCCGAGGTGGACGAGAACGCGGGCGCGGCCATGTGCTACACCTCGGGCACCACCGGTGACCCGAAGGGTGTCGTCTACTCGCACCGGTCGATCTACCTGCACTCGATGCAGGTGTGCATGTCGGACGGCATGGACATCTCGCTCGACGACAACGTGCTGGCGATCGTTCCGATGTTCCACGCCATGTCGTGGGGCCTGCCGTACGCGTCGTTCCTGGTGGGCGCGTCCCTGCTCATGCCGGATCGCTTCCTGCAGCCCGAGCCACTGGCCGCGATGATCGCCTCCGAGCGGCCGACCCTGGCCGCCGCCGTTCCCACGATCTGGCAGGCCGTGGACGCGTACAGCGTCGATCACCCCATCGACATGTCGAGCTTCCGTGCCGTTGTCGTGGGCGGCAGCTCCTGCCCGCCCGCACTCATCCGAAAGTTCCGGGACAACTACGGGATCAACATCATCCACGCGTGGGGCATGACGGAGACCTCGCCTATCGGCACGCTGTCGCGGCCGAAGGCGGACCTGCCGGAGGAGAAGCAGTTCGACCTGCGCACCACGCAGGGCCGGTTCATCGCCGGGGTCAAGGCCCGGATCGTCGACGACGCCGGCCAGGAAATGCCCTGGGACGGCGAGTCCGTGGGTGAGCTCCAGGTGCGTGGCCCCTGGATCACGGGCAGCTACTACAAGGTCGACAACTCGGACCAGTTCGACGACGGCTGGCTGCGCACCGGCGATGTCGGCTACGTCCGCCCCGAGGCGTTCCTGCAGCTCACCGACCGTGCCAAGGACATCATCAAGTCCGGCGGCGAGTGGATCTCCTCCGTGGAGGTCGAGAACTACCTCCTCGAGCACCCGGCCGTGGCCGAGGCGGCCGTGATCGGCATCCCCGACCCCAAGTGGGACGAGCGCCCGCTGGCCACCATCGTGGTCAAGGAGGGCGTGAACGACCCTGACGTCGAGGAGCTGCGGGCGCACCTCGAGACCAGGATGGCCAAGTGGCAGGTGCCCGAGAAGTTCGCGTTCGTCGACGAGATCCCCAAGACCAGCGTCGGCAAGCTCGACAAGAAGCGCATCCGCGTCTCGCACTCCGACGGCGAGCTCACCGTGGTCAACGCCCTGGAGAAGTAG
- a CDS encoding carboxymuconolactone decarboxylase family protein, whose product MTTTNSSGEGPSAGDLRSQGFATRREVMSDAFVDRAMGRAEGTASEAIQYVVTENVWGNIWNRPGLGRRDRSLLNIGMLVALRANAELAGHVRGGLTNGLTREEITEAVIHASGYCGAPAALSAMKTVQEIFDALDEG is encoded by the coding sequence ATGACGACGACGAACAGTTCGGGCGAAGGGCCTTCGGCCGGGGATCTGCGGTCGCAGGGTTTTGCGACCAGGCGTGAGGTGATGAGCGACGCCTTCGTGGACCGCGCGATGGGTCGGGCCGAGGGCACGGCCTCCGAGGCCATCCAATACGTGGTCACCGAGAACGTGTGGGGCAACATCTGGAACCGCCCGGGGCTCGGCCGGAGGGACCGGAGTCTGCTGAACATCGGCATGCTGGTGGCGTTGCGGGCGAACGCCGAGCTGGCCGGGCACGTGCGCGGCGGCCTGACCAACGGCCTCACCCGCGAGGAGATCACCGAGGCGGTCATCCATGCCTCGGGGTACTGCGGAGCTCCCGCCGCCCTCTCGGCCATGAAGACGGTCCAGGAGATCTTCGACGCCCTGGACGAAGGGTAG
- a CDS encoding ABC transporter substrate-binding protein: MHRPRVRTMPGSRSLLVAGLAAVALVASACSGTSDQGADRADGTDVAASGEPRAIISLSPTTTEMLYAVGAGDRVIAVDERSDFPEDAPVTDLSGYTPNLEAILGYQPDLVVATDDTGDIVSGLERSGVEVLLLPAAQTLDDTYTQLEQVGAATGTIGEAAELVSRMRAEIDEIVASVPERETPLTYFHELDDTFYTVTDDTYIGEVYSLLGMTSIATGDDTYPQLSEELILEADPDLVMLADGQCCGITPEVVAERPGWGELSAVRQDRVFVVDEDLASRWGPRVVDFMREVAGIVSTLPVNDPQPEREPAS; the protein is encoded by the coding sequence ATGCACCGTCCACGAGTCCGCACGATGCCCGGATCCCGTTCCCTGCTCGTCGCCGGCCTCGCCGCCGTCGCCCTCGTCGCCTCGGCGTGTTCCGGAACCTCCGACCAGGGAGCCGACCGGGCCGACGGCACCGATGTCGCCGCCTCCGGCGAGCCGCGGGCGATCATCTCGCTCAGCCCCACCACCACCGAGATGCTGTACGCCGTGGGCGCCGGCGACCGGGTGATCGCGGTGGACGAGCGCTCGGACTTCCCGGAAGACGCCCCGGTCACCGACCTGTCGGGCTACACCCCGAACCTCGAGGCGATCCTGGGCTACCAACCGGACCTGGTCGTGGCCACGGACGACACCGGCGACATCGTGTCCGGTCTCGAGCGGTCCGGGGTCGAGGTCCTGCTGCTCCCCGCCGCCCAGACCCTGGACGACACGTACACGCAGCTCGAACAGGTCGGCGCGGCCACCGGGACGATCGGCGAGGCCGCCGAACTCGTCTCGCGGATGCGGGCCGAGATCGACGAGATCGTGGCATCGGTCCCGGAGCGCGAGACCCCGCTGACCTACTTCCACGAGCTCGACGACACCTTCTACACCGTCACCGACGACACCTACATCGGCGAGGTGTACTCGCTGCTCGGGATGACCTCCATCGCGACCGGTGACGACACCTACCCGCAGCTGTCCGAGGAGCTGATCCTCGAGGCGGACCCGGACCTGGTGATGCTCGCCGACGGCCAGTGCTGCGGAATCACGCCGGAGGTCGTGGCCGAGCGCCCCGGGTGGGGCGAGCTCAGTGCGGTCAGGCAGGACCGCGTCTTCGTGGTCGATGAGGACCTGGCCAGCCGGTGGGGCCCGCGCGTGGTGGACTTCATGCGCGAGGTGGCCGGGATCGTCTCGACACTGCCGGTGAACGACCCACAGCCCGAGAGGGAACCTGCCTCGTGA
- a CDS encoding cytochrome P450, translating to MSIDGDPRDPVYRPGPAPLRSHLPILGGTLEYVDNPLATMTRRYRDHGPVSELSFLGATWTALLGPDACQIALQNADKAFANGPGWGYLVGPFFDRGLMLLDFAEHHHYRHLMQEAFTRPRLEGYARTLAPLVESGISGWTPDSAFEIYPALKSHTLDLATEVFMGGAEYARPGEIERVNTAFVDCVQAANGYIRSTAPLPFTKWGRATRGRRLLEEFLRRHLPARRANPGEDLFSALCQVADASGGIDDDDIINQMIFLLMAAHDTTTSTVTSMVYELGRDREWQERCRRQCLELGPSPTLAELEGLTDLDLVMKEALRLHPPVPVLARRAVKDTEVLGVKIPAGRLVSVMLLMSHHMPEYWTDPELFDPERFTEGRREDKSHRYAWEPFGGGVHKCLGMIFANLESKLVLSALLRHFEWSVPLDYTPPMKNDSLPFPGDGLPVELRPLSPVRAG from the coding sequence ATGTCAATCGATGGTGATCCGCGCGACCCGGTCTACCGACCGGGCCCGGCCCCCCTCCGCTCCCACCTGCCGATCCTGGGCGGGACCCTCGAGTACGTCGACAACCCACTGGCGACCATGACCCGTCGATACCGCGACCACGGACCGGTCTCCGAGCTGAGCTTCCTCGGCGCCACCTGGACCGCCCTGCTCGGCCCCGACGCGTGCCAGATCGCCCTCCAGAACGCCGACAAGGCGTTCGCCAACGGCCCCGGCTGGGGATACCTCGTGGGGCCGTTTTTCGATCGCGGCCTGATGCTCCTGGACTTCGCCGAACACCACCACTACCGGCACCTCATGCAGGAGGCGTTCACCCGCCCCCGGCTCGAGGGGTACGCCCGCACCCTGGCTCCGCTGGTCGAGAGCGGGATCTCGGGCTGGACCCCGGATAGTGCGTTCGAGATCTATCCCGCACTCAAGTCGCACACGCTCGACTTGGCCACAGAGGTGTTCATGGGCGGGGCCGAGTACGCCCGTCCCGGGGAGATCGAGCGGGTCAACACCGCGTTCGTGGACTGCGTGCAGGCCGCCAACGGGTACATCCGCTCCACGGCACCGCTGCCGTTCACCAAGTGGGGTCGCGCCACCCGCGGTCGGCGGTTGTTGGAGGAGTTCCTCCGCCGCCATCTGCCCGCCCGCCGCGCGAACCCCGGCGAGGACCTGTTCTCCGCCCTGTGTCAGGTGGCCGACGCCTCCGGCGGGATCGACGACGACGACATCATCAACCAGATGATCTTCCTGCTGATGGCCGCGCACGACACCACCACGAGCACCGTGACCTCGATGGTCTACGAGCTCGGCCGCGATCGTGAATGGCAGGAGCGGTGCCGGCGGCAGTGTCTGGAGCTGGGCCCCTCGCCGACCCTCGCCGAGTTGGAGGGGCTCACCGATCTGGACCTGGTGATGAAGGAAGCGCTGCGGCTGCATCCTCCGGTACCGGTGCTGGCCCGCAGGGCGGTCAAGGACACCGAGGTGCTGGGGGTCAAGATCCCGGCAGGTCGGCTCGTCTCGGTGATGCTGCTGATGTCGCACCACATGCCCGAGTACTGGACCGACCCGGAGCTCTTCGACCCCGAGCGGTTCACCGAGGGCAGACGCGAGGACAAGTCGCACCGCTACGCGTGGGAGCCGTTCGGCGGCGGGGTCCACAAGTGCCTCGGCATGATCTTCGCGAACCTGGAGTCCAAGCTCGTCCTCAGCGCGCTGCTCCGCCACTTCGAGTGGTCGGTGCCGCTCGACTACACCCCGCCCATGAAGAACGACTCGCTGCCGTTCCCCGGGGACGGACTCCCGGTGGAGCTCCGACCCCTCAGCCCGGTCCGCGCCGGCTGA